A genomic window from Apus apus isolate bApuApu2 chromosome 26, bApuApu2.pri.cur, whole genome shotgun sequence includes:
- the BMP10 gene encoding bone morphogenetic protein 10 translates to MDSVVLQLWAVLCLLVHLAACSPILSLEHSSLEEDVPLFDEILSEQDGVDFNTLLQNMKNEFLKTLNLSDIPLHETAKVDPPEYMLELYNRFATDRTSMPSANIIRSFKNEDLASHPVGVTGIRKYPLLFNVSIPHHEEITMAELRLYTLVERDQMLYDGLDRKVTIYEVLENDHMGVGEERRTTVALASRHIYGTSSEWESFEVTEAIRRWRRAGLTTHRLEVHIESREGEEQNGEGKLDIDINSEAKHEPLLIVFSDDQSNDKKEEKQELNEMIDHEQLLDLENLEVGNFHGQPGEEALLQMRSNIIYDSTARIRRNAKGNYCKKTPLYIDFKEIGWDSWIIAPAGYEAYECHGVCAYPLTEHVTPTKHAIVQTLVHLKNPQKASKACCVPTKLDPISILYLDAGVVTYKFKYEGMVVSECGCR, encoded by the exons ATGGATTCTGTAGTCCTCCAGCTGTGGGCTGTCCTCTGTCTCTTGGTTCACCTGGCTGCTTGCAGTCCCATCCTGAGCTTGGAGCACTCTTCCTTGGAGGAAGACGTGCCTCTTTTCGACGAGATTCTCTCCGAGCAGGATGGTGTTGATTTCAACACGCTGCTGCAGAACATGAAAAACGAGTTCTTGAAGACGTTGAACCTGTCTGACATTCCCCTGCACGAAACGGCCAAGGTGGATCCACCAGAGTACATGCTAGAGCTGTACAACAGGTTTGCCACTGATAGGACATCCATGCCATCCGCAAATATCATTAGGAGCTTCAAAAATGAAG ACTTGGCTTCCCACCCTGTTGGTGTTACAGGAATTCGGAAATACCCTCTTCTCTTCAATGTTTCCATCCCTCACCATGAAGAAATCACCATGGCAGAGCTGAGGCTCTACACCTTGGTGGAGCGTGACCAAATGCTCTACGATGGGCTTGACCGGAAGGTCACCATTTATGAAGTGCTGGAAAATGACCATATGGGGgtaggagaagaaagaagaacaaCAGTGGCACTGGCATCCAGGCACATCTATGGCACAAGCAGTGAGTGGGAGAGCTTTGAGGTCACTGAAGCCATCAGGCGTTGGAGAAGGGCAGGACTGACCACACACCGGCTGGAAGTTCATATAGAGAGCAGGGAAGGTGAGGAGCAGAACGGAGAGGGCAAACTTGATATCGACATCAACTCTGAGGCTAAGCATGAGCCCCTGTTGATTGTGTTCTCTGACGACCAAAGCAATGACAAAAAAGAGGAGAAGCAAGAGCTGAACGAAATGATAGACCACGAGCAGCTCCTGGACTTGGAGAACCTGGAGGTTGGCAATTTCCATGGGCAGCCTGGTGAGGAGGCGCTGCTCCAGATGCGCTCCAACATCATTTACGACTCCACTGCCCGAATCCGGAGGAACGCAAAAGGCAACTACTGTAAAAAGACTCCACTCTACATAGATTTCAAGGAGATTGGCTGGGATTCCTGGATCATCGCCCCAGCAGGATATGAAGCTTACGAGTGCCATGGAGTGTGTGCCTACCCCTTGACAGAGCACGTCACACCGACGAAACATGCCATTGTCCAGACTTTGGTTCACTTGAAGAATCCCCAGAAAGCCTCCAAGGCCTGCTGTGTGCCCACCAAACTCGATCCCATCTCTATTCTCTACTTAGATGCAGGGGTGGTCACCTACAAGTTCAAATACGAAGGCATGGTGGTATCAGAGTGTGGCTGCAGATAG